The Vibrio tapetis subsp. tapetis genome includes a window with the following:
- a CDS encoding helix-turn-helix domain-containing protein has product MNITRMKEFSNQMIEVMPWINGISTSDEYDQLIELMDELVEDYEGNQVLIDLLFPVIERYESESEEFNEFNRVVGELEPGLAMLRVIIDQNEMTLSDFKDEIGAKSTVSMILSGSRSLTLRHIKSLSERFNIPAYMFI; this is encoded by the coding sequence ATGAATATTACACGAATGAAAGAGTTTTCTAACCAAATGATTGAAGTTATGCCTTGGATTAATGGTATCTCTACTTCTGATGAATACGACCAACTCATCGAGTTAATGGATGAGTTGGTCGAAGACTACGAAGGAAATCAAGTGCTTATTGACCTTTTATTTCCCGTTATCGAAAGATATGAATCTGAATCTGAAGAGTTCAATGAATTCAACCGTGTTGTTGGTGAGTTAGAGCCTGGGTTAGCAATGCTCAGAGTGATCATTGATCAAAATGAAATGACTCTATCAGATTTTAAAGATGAAATTGGAGCAAAATCTACAGTATCAATGATTCTGAGTGGTTCACGTTCTTTGACTCTCCGACATATTAAATCCTTGTCGGAACGCTTTAATATTCCAGCCTATATGTTCATCTAG